A stretch of Halostagnicola kamekurae DNA encodes these proteins:
- a CDS encoding complex I NDUFA9 subunit family protein, with protein sequence MNVLVAGGTGFIGSVLCAELADRGHEVTALSRTPDGDSLPDDVNVAIGDVGAYDSIAGTVAAHDAVVNLVALSPLFQPSGDKSHESVHLEGTRNLVRAAEEGDTQRFVQMSALSAHPHAETAYLRAKGRAEGVVKESSLEWTIVRPSVVFGDGGEFVEFTKTLTTPHVTALPDGGRTRFQPIWVGDLAPMLADAVEDDAHVGETYEIGGPEVLSLADVTELAYEAEGKSVTILPIPSALANVGLSAVGPVPFVPFGPDQARSLEIDNTVAENDISAFGVEDADLTTLSAHLGLEGNHSAFHEPGS encoded by the coding sequence ATGAACGTCCTCGTCGCCGGCGGAACCGGCTTTATCGGATCGGTCCTGTGTGCGGAACTGGCGGACCGCGGCCACGAAGTCACCGCGCTGTCGAGAACGCCGGACGGCGACTCCCTCCCCGACGACGTCAACGTCGCGATCGGCGACGTCGGCGCGTACGATTCCATCGCGGGGACCGTCGCCGCCCACGACGCGGTCGTCAACCTCGTCGCGCTCTCGCCGCTCTTCCAGCCGAGCGGCGACAAAAGCCACGAGAGCGTCCACCTCGAGGGAACGCGAAACCTCGTTCGCGCGGCGGAGGAGGGGGACACACAGCGGTTCGTCCAGATGAGCGCGCTGAGCGCCCACCCCCACGCGGAAACGGCCTATCTGCGGGCGAAGGGGCGAGCCGAGGGCGTCGTCAAGGAGTCGTCGCTCGAGTGGACGATCGTTCGCCCCTCGGTAGTCTTCGGCGACGGCGGTGAGTTCGTCGAGTTCACGAAGACGCTGACGACGCCGCACGTGACCGCGCTCCCGGACGGCGGACGAACGCGGTTCCAACCGATCTGGGTCGGCGACCTCGCTCCGATGCTGGCCGACGCGGTCGAAGACGACGCACACGTCGGGGAGACCTACGAAATCGGCGGCCCGGAGGTACTGAGCCTCGCGGACGTGACCGAACTCGCCTACGAGGCCGAGGGCAAGTCGGTGACGATCCTGCCGATCCCGTCGGCGCTGGCGAACGTCGGCCTCTCGGCGGTCGGCCCGGTCCCGTTCGTCCCGTTTGGCCCCGATCAGGCCCGGTCGCTCGAGATCGACAACACCGTCGCGGAAAACGACATCTCGGCGTTCGGCGTCGAAGACGCGGACCTGACGACGCTTTCGGCACACCTCGGCCTCGAGGGGAATCATTCGGCGTTTCACGAACCCGGCTCGTAA
- the tmk gene encoding dTMP kinase, whose amino-acid sequence MLVTLEGLDGSGKTTVWEALHEVYPGATFTREPTSGPTGSWYGDAVYRSIEDDDADSLAELFLYTADHADHLSRVIEPALERGDLVISDRYSDSRYAYQGATLEGEIDRPLEYIVDIHEPFSIDPDLTIYLDLDAETAAARSGSTNKFERAEYLESVRENYERLLERDPDRFVRVDATQPPEVVLEQVERVLEQALEE is encoded by the coding sequence ATGCTCGTCACGCTCGAGGGACTGGACGGCAGCGGGAAAACGACCGTCTGGGAGGCCCTCCACGAGGTCTATCCCGGCGCGACGTTCACCCGCGAACCGACCTCGGGGCCGACGGGGTCGTGGTACGGCGACGCCGTCTACCGCTCGATCGAGGACGACGACGCGGACTCGCTGGCGGAACTGTTTCTCTACACCGCAGACCACGCGGATCACCTCTCTCGAGTGATCGAACCGGCCCTCGAGCGCGGCGACCTCGTGATCTCGGATCGCTACTCCGACTCCCGGTACGCCTACCAGGGGGCGACCCTCGAGGGCGAGATCGATCGCCCGCTCGAGTACATCGTAGACATCCACGAGCCGTTCTCGATCGATCCCGACCTGACGATCTATCTGGATCTCGACGCCGAGACCGCCGCCGCTCGCTCGGGGTCGACGAACAAGTTCGAGCGCGCCGAGTATCTCGAGTCGGTCCGGGAAAACTACGAGCGACTCCTCGAGCGGGACCCGGACCGATTCGTTCGCGTCGATGCAACCCAGCCGCCGGAGGTCGTTCTCGAGCAGGTCGAACGCGTTCTCGAGCAGGCGCTCGAAGAATAA
- a CDS encoding Lrp/AsnC family transcriptional regulator, which translates to MVTAYIMVKANTGEADRLRDSIEGLEGVESAHIVAGDVDIIAKARVETPAAVKEIAATQIQGISGIEDTQTYIAMD; encoded by the coding sequence ATGGTCACAGCATATATCATGGTCAAGGCGAACACGGGCGAGGCGGATCGACTGCGAGACAGCATCGAGGGACTCGAGGGCGTCGAGTCGGCCCACATCGTCGCCGGCGACGTCGATATCATCGCCAAAGCCAGGGTCGAGACGCCCGCGGCGGTCAAGGAGATCGCGGCGACCCAGATACAGGGAATCAGCGGCATCGAAGACACGCAGACGTACATCGCGATGGACTAA
- a CDS encoding potassium channel family protein: MRFVLIGAGRVGLRTARVLREEGHEVTLIERDEATARRARNQGFTVVDGDGSQETLLEQAGIEDADAVGALTGDLNTNFSACLIADHYGCRTVLRIDEEYREEIYRKYADVVDEVIYPERLGAMGAKNALLGGTIRAIADIAQHLQVVELTITDEAPINGYTISELQLPADATVLAFGKIDGDLEIPTADESLEVGDRLVVLADFAVLSDVRQIVVGETAGRTGAEIEAEATVEDTEADTGGAN; encoded by the coding sequence ATGCGGTTCGTACTAATCGGGGCTGGACGGGTCGGCTTGCGCACCGCCCGCGTCTTGCGCGAGGAGGGCCACGAGGTGACGCTGATCGAACGAGACGAGGCCACCGCCAGACGGGCGCGCAATCAGGGATTCACGGTCGTCGACGGCGACGGCTCCCAGGAGACGCTGCTCGAGCAGGCGGGCATCGAGGACGCCGACGCAGTCGGCGCGTTGACAGGGGATCTGAACACGAACTTCTCGGCGTGTCTGATCGCCGATCACTACGGCTGTCGGACCGTCCTGCGGATCGACGAGGAGTACCGCGAGGAGATCTACCGGAAGTACGCCGACGTCGTCGACGAGGTGATCTACCCCGAGCGCCTCGGCGCGATGGGTGCGAAAAACGCCCTGTTGGGCGGGACGATCCGCGCGATCGCCGATATCGCCCAGCACCTGCAGGTCGTCGAACTGACGATCACCGACGAGGCGCCGATCAACGGCTACACGATCAGCGAACTGCAACTCCCCGCGGACGCGACCGTCCTCGCGTTCGGGAAGATCGACGGCGACCTCGAGATCCCGACGGCCGATGAATCGCTCGAGGTGGGCGACCGGCTGGTCGTTCTCGCGGACTTTGCGGTGCTCAGCGACGTGCGACAGATCGTCGTCGGTGAGACGGCGGGCCGAACCGGCGCGGAGATCGAAGCGGAAGCGACGGTCGAAGATACCGAAGCCGACACTGGAGGTGCCAACTGA
- a CDS encoding MarR family transcriptional regulator — protein MPVDFEQYRPTDLPDENTNGRAILEFLAERPETGYRAGELATELDIPRGSVGTTLSRLETRGLVRHKGEYWAINPAAYDAHTASVVGLQTVADQFEGDYYDDNPDWDSDLEDLNEQANESTREK, from the coding sequence ATGCCAGTCGACTTCGAGCAGTACCGCCCGACGGATCTTCCCGACGAGAATACGAACGGGCGGGCAATTCTCGAGTTCCTCGCCGAACGCCCCGAAACCGGCTATCGAGCCGGCGAGCTCGCGACGGAGCTCGACATCCCCCGCGGCAGCGTCGGAACGACCTTGAGCCGACTCGAGACCCGCGGACTCGTTCGACACAAGGGCGAGTACTGGGCTATCAATCCCGCGGCGTACGATGCACACACGGCGAGCGTCGTTGGTCTCCAAACCGTCGCCGACCAGTTCGAAGGCGATTACTACGACGACAACCCAGACTGGGATAGCGATCTCGAGGATCTAAACGAGCAGGCGAACGAATCCACCAGGGAGAAGTGA
- a CDS encoding Lrp/AsnC family transcriptional regulator, which yields MVHAFIMVKTAAGKSERLLEDIRALEQVAEAHIVAGTYDIIVEVDVPDVYDVLQTASSDVQGLEGVADTKTYIGMD from the coding sequence ATGGTCCACGCCTTCATCATGGTGAAGACGGCCGCCGGGAAATCCGAGCGCCTGCTCGAGGACATCAGAGCGCTCGAGCAGGTCGCGGAGGCCCACATCGTCGCCGGCACCTACGACATCATCGTCGAAGTCGACGTTCCCGACGTCTACGACGTGTTACAGACGGCCTCCTCGGACGTGCAGGGGCTCGAGGGCGTGGCCGACACGAAGACGTACATCGGGATGGACTAG
- a CDS encoding DUF5813 family protein: MTDQPAAVERELESHDAFTPREDDTGYDLETTVFETTVTADEGEGKRDGEFRVTITLPTLSAATADTGPTVEQVVEDGWFETLERRLEDTFSLAHTSTHDEPVLERDSDEVRVILEYVAWDAAEGIEDAKTLLEYVEGTYAQGIVPGYEYEGEAATLLENAQSRGQQAAEGDGNSGGMPM, translated from the coding sequence ATGACCGACCAGCCCGCAGCAGTCGAGCGCGAACTCGAGTCCCACGACGCGTTCACACCGCGAGAGGATGACACAGGCTACGACCTCGAGACGACTGTCTTCGAGACGACCGTGACCGCGGACGAAGGGGAGGGGAAACGGGACGGCGAGTTCCGCGTCACGATCACGCTGCCGACGCTTTCGGCTGCCACCGCCGACACCGGTCCCACCGTCGAGCAGGTCGTCGAAGACGGTTGGTTCGAAACCCTCGAACGCCGGCTCGAGGACACCTTCTCGCTGGCTCACACGAGCACCCACGACGAACCCGTGCTCGAGCGCGATTCCGACGAAGTCCGCGTGATCCTCGAGTACGTCGCCTGGGACGCCGCGGAGGGAATCGAGGACGCCAAAACGCTGCTCGAGTACGTCGAGGGAACCTACGCTCAGGGCATCGTCCCCGGCTACGAGTACGAGGGTGAGGCTGCAACGTTGCTCGAGAACGCCCAGAGCCGAGGCCAGCAGGCCGCGGAGGGAGACGGGAACAGTGGCGGTATGCCGATGTAA
- a CDS encoding DUF7522 family protein has protein sequence MATGLLTSDTSNQIVTTARTAIGDSLRSVTYFTRDDYEQLYLRDDLERDADLSTFIGHEWRGFTTAQTAYDGSELGDYNYTIRVFDNGFLIRVTNDREGVLVTTDGLTVKDFEEVATALRTYLAERALD, from the coding sequence ATGGCCACAGGGCTACTCACGTCCGACACGTCGAACCAGATCGTCACGACCGCCCGGACAGCCATCGGCGATAGCTTGCGTTCGGTCACCTACTTCACGAGAGACGACTACGAGCAGCTCTACCTCCGCGACGACCTCGAGCGCGATGCGGACCTCTCGACGTTCATCGGCCACGAGTGGCGCGGCTTCACGACCGCCCAGACCGCCTACGACGGGTCCGAACTCGGCGACTACAATTACACGATTCGGGTCTTCGACAACGGCTTTCTCATCAGGGTGACAAACGACCGCGAGGGCGTGCTGGTCACCACCGACGGGCTCACCGTCAAGGACTTCGAAGAAGTCGCGACCGCGCTGCGTACGTACCTCGCGGAGCGGGCGCTCGACTGA
- a CDS encoding O-acetylhomoserine aminocarboxypropyltransferase/cysteine synthase family protein translates to MSDEQPNHRFATNSVHAGQEPDPTTGARAPPIYQTTSYVFDDTEHAANLFGLEEFGNIYSRIMNPTNAMLEERIATLEGGVGALATASGMAAFDLATFILAEVGDNIVSASALYGGTYTYLTHTVAKRGIETKFVDTLDYDAYEEAIDDDTAFVHLETIGNPALVTPDIERVAEIAHEHDVPLFVDNTFATPHLCRPLDHGADLVWNSTTKWLTGSGSTVGGILVDGGSFPWDEGDYPELTEPNPAYHGINFHETFGEQAFAIAARTRGLRDLGNQQSPFDAWVTLQKLESLPLRMEKHSENAQIVAEYLEDHDKISWVNYPGLESHETHENAEKYLDGGYGGMITFGVEGGYDAAETVCNEVDLTSLLANVGDAKTLIIHPASTTHQQLTEEEKLSGGVTDDLVRLSVGIEDVEDVIADLDQAIEQA, encoded by the coding sequence ATGAGCGACGAGCAACCGAATCACCGCTTCGCCACGAACAGTGTCCACGCTGGTCAGGAACCGGACCCGACGACGGGGGCCAGAGCACCACCGATCTACCAAACGACGTCCTACGTCTTCGATGACACCGAACACGCCGCAAACCTGTTCGGACTCGAGGAGTTCGGCAACATCTACTCGCGGATCATGAACCCGACGAACGCGATGTTAGAAGAGCGCATCGCGACGCTCGAGGGCGGCGTCGGCGCGCTCGCGACCGCGTCCGGGATGGCCGCCTTCGACCTCGCAACGTTCATCCTCGCCGAGGTCGGCGACAACATCGTCTCCGCGTCGGCACTCTACGGCGGCACCTACACCTACCTCACCCACACCGTCGCAAAGCGCGGCATCGAGACGAAGTTCGTCGATACGCTCGACTACGACGCCTACGAGGAGGCCATCGACGACGACACCGCGTTCGTCCACCTCGAGACGATCGGGAACCCGGCGCTGGTCACGCCCGACATCGAACGGGTCGCGGAGATCGCCCACGAACACGACGTACCGCTGTTCGTCGACAACACCTTCGCGACGCCCCACCTCTGTCGGCCCTTAGACCACGGCGCGGACCTGGTCTGGAACTCGACGACGAAGTGGCTCACCGGCTCCGGCTCGACGGTCGGCGGTATCCTCGTCGACGGCGGCAGCTTCCCCTGGGACGAGGGCGACTACCCCGAACTCACCGAACCGAACCCGGCCTACCACGGGATCAACTTCCACGAGACGTTCGGCGAGCAGGCGTTCGCCATTGCCGCGCGCACTCGCGGACTGCGAGATCTGGGCAACCAGCAGTCGCCGTTCGACGCCTGGGTCACGCTTCAGAAACTCGAGTCGCTGCCCCTGCGGATGGAGAAACACTCCGAGAACGCCCAGATCGTCGCCGAGTACCTCGAGGATCACGACAAGATTTCGTGGGTCAACTACCCCGGTCTCGAGAGCCACGAGACCCACGAAAACGCCGAGAAGTACCTCGATGGGGGCTACGGCGGAATGATAACGTTCGGCGTCGAAGGCGGCTACGACGCGGCCGAGACGGTCTGTAACGAGGTCGATCTCACGAGTCTGCTGGCGAACGTCGGCGACGCGAAGACGCTGATCATCCACCCGGCGAGTACGACCCACCAGCAGCTCACCGAGGAGGAGAAACTGTCGGGCGGGGTCACCGACGACCTCGTTCGGCTCTCGGTCGGCATCGAAGACGTCGAGGACGTGATCGCGGACCTCGATCAGGCGATCGAGCAGGCCTAA
- a CDS encoding NUDIX hydrolase: METTRHFTVTLYIVNDGATALHAHDKLGKRIPPGGHIDRDELPHEAAIRECREETGLEASIPRVQDSLESDAGRSLPQPRRQMLYDVDVYDGAVGHQHIDHVYFGSVPSREIDPGPGEAGVDAWAWYAPDELRASDLDADVIELGCAAIDAVAQR, encoded by the coding sequence ATGGAAACGACGCGCCACTTCACCGTGACGCTCTACATCGTCAACGACGGGGCGACGGCGCTTCACGCGCACGACAAGCTCGGGAAACGAATCCCGCCCGGCGGCCACATCGACCGCGACGAACTGCCACACGAGGCGGCGATCCGGGAGTGTCGCGAGGAAACCGGCCTCGAGGCGTCGATCCCGCGAGTTCAGGACTCACTCGAGAGCGACGCGGGACGGAGCCTTCCACAACCTCGTCGGCAGATGCTCTACGACGTCGACGTCTACGACGGCGCCGTCGGTCACCAGCACATCGATCACGTCTACTTCGGCTCCGTGCCGAGCCGCGAAATCGATCCGGGTCCGGGCGAGGCCGGTGTCGACGCGTGGGCCTGGTACGCGCCCGACGAACTCCGGGCGAGCGACCTCGACGCCGACGTGATCGAACTCGGCTGTGCGGCGATCGACGCGGTTGCCCAGCGCTGA
- the gpmI gene encoding 2,3-bisphosphoglycerate-independent phosphoglycerate mutase: MNAALIVLDGWGLGDDDGGRNAVEAAHTPVFDRLSRTGASGSLEVAGRRVGLPDGQMGNSEVGHLNIGAGRVVYQEYTRISDAIDDGSFRENDAINAAFDHARENDGRVHFLGLVSDGGVHSDQEHLHALIELAADRDVEAVTHAITDGRDTSPTGGKGYLTALEEAIDTHGTGDVATVSGRYYAMDRDQNWDRTKRAYDAIVSREAEYEAESAVDAVESSYDRGETDEFVEPTVISGEPALEDGDSVVWFNFRSDRARQLTRMLADIRPEWEFETSPPDIELVTMTEYDETFDQPIAFPPNQPEQVLGEVLADAGMSQLRMAESEKYAHVTYFLNGGREVEFDGEHREIVESPDVPTYDQQPEMSAPEVTDTAIETIRREDPDVLVLNYANPDMVGHTGDYRAAVEAVEAVDFELGRLVDTLEDHGAHVLITADHGNADDMGTEERPHTAHTYNLVPFVYVASDGTDGGRQVRDGGTLADIAPTMLELIGIEQPPEMTGESLLE; the protein is encoded by the coding sequence ATGAACGCGGCACTGATCGTCCTCGACGGTTGGGGACTCGGTGATGACGACGGCGGACGAAACGCAGTCGAGGCAGCCCACACGCCGGTCTTCGATCGGCTCTCGAGAACGGGCGCGTCGGGCAGCCTCGAGGTCGCCGGCCGGCGCGTCGGCCTGCCCGACGGACAGATGGGAAACAGCGAGGTCGGCCACCTGAACATCGGCGCGGGCCGGGTCGTCTACCAGGAGTACACCCGGATCTCGGACGCCATCGACGACGGCTCGTTCCGCGAGAACGACGCGATCAACGCGGCGTTCGACCACGCCCGCGAGAACGACGGCCGGGTGCACTTTCTCGGCCTCGTCAGCGACGGCGGGGTCCACTCCGATCAGGAGCACCTCCACGCGCTGATCGAACTCGCCGCGGACCGTGACGTCGAGGCCGTCACCCACGCGATCACCGACGGCCGGGACACGTCTCCGACCGGCGGCAAGGGGTATCTGACGGCGCTCGAGGAGGCCATCGACACCCACGGGACGGGCGACGTGGCGACGGTCTCGGGGCGGTACTACGCGATGGATCGCGACCAGAACTGGGACCGAACGAAACGCGCCTACGACGCCATCGTCTCCCGCGAGGCGGAATACGAAGCCGAGTCGGCGGTCGACGCCGTCGAATCGTCCTACGACCGCGGAGAGACCGACGAGTTCGTCGAGCCGACGGTCATTTCGGGTGAGCCGGCGCTTGAGGACGGCGATTCGGTCGTCTGGTTCAACTTCCGATCCGACCGGGCGAGACAGCTTACGCGGATGCTCGCCGATATTCGGCCCGAGTGGGAGTTCGAGACGAGTCCGCCGGACATCGAACTGGTGACGATGACCGAGTACGACGAGACGTTCGATCAGCCCATCGCGTTCCCGCCGAACCAGCCCGAACAGGTGCTGGGCGAGGTGCTCGCTGACGCGGGGATGAGTCAGCTTCGCATGGCCGAGTCCGAGAAGTACGCCCACGTCACCTACTTCCTGAACGGTGGTCGCGAGGTCGAGTTCGACGGCGAACACCGGGAGATCGTCGAGAGTCCGGACGTCCCGACCTACGACCAGCAACCGGAGATGAGCGCCCCCGAGGTGACCGACACCGCGATCGAGACGATTCGACGCGAAGATCCGGACGTGCTCGTGCTCAACTACGCCAATCCGGACATGGTGGGTCACACGGGCGACTACCGCGCCGCCGTCGAAGCGGTCGAAGCCGTCGATTTCGAACTCGGACGGCTCGTCGACACGCTCGAGGATCACGGGGCCCACGTCCTCATCACCGCCGATCACGGCAACGCCGACGACATGGGAACCGAAGAGCGCCCGCACACGGCGCACACGTATAACCTCGTGCCGTTCGTGTACGTTGCTTCCGACGGCACCGACGGCGGCCGACAGGTCCGCGACGGCGGTACTCTCGCGGACATCGCCCCGACGATGCTCGAGTTGATCGGCATCGAGCAGCCCCCAGAGATGACCGGCGAGAGCTTGCTCGAGTAG
- a CDS encoding DNA double-strand break repair nuclease NurA: MTLDPVHFDGIARLARRIDHGADERDHREFAETVWESFLDPLAYDGRTILEPIGERRKRLVDCEDVALCERPFPTQHGLDAGTINPTTFKNGLVIDIAQAAMSTTPSDLDLHRSRTVVATVHSNDETARVDDRWDAFDEGYSRSRAVKVPPLPRFAEGVVHALALYLAESEHAREHADDVSDLLVLDGPLYPRGLLRWADQHPDLADFLLEDPRPETVLENYVRLVERFCERGVPLIGFVKNPATRVITRTLKRKKRTEGDVGIDVPWADDSAMFTRILERGEYVDDVDGERWERDTSALTYTNWFRSRGGVDRPLSVEGDALGVERKRDLESYEVTFFVLYDPRDDLLYRVEAPYAFTRDPDLRERLTTHVLQNVAIAHGPPTIIEKADELARISNPEKRSLRESLEDSFDTTRDRTYDNHRWGEDLV, from the coding sequence ATGACGCTCGATCCGGTCCACTTCGACGGCATCGCGCGACTCGCGCGGCGGATCGACCACGGTGCCGACGAGCGGGACCACCGGGAGTTCGCCGAGACGGTCTGGGAGTCGTTTCTGGATCCACTCGCCTACGACGGCCGGACGATTCTCGAGCCGATCGGCGAGCGGCGAAAGCGACTCGTCGACTGCGAGGACGTCGCGCTCTGCGAGCGGCCGTTTCCGACCCAGCACGGCCTCGACGCCGGGACGATCAACCCGACGACGTTCAAAAACGGGCTGGTCATCGACATTGCACAGGCCGCGATGAGCACGACCCCGAGCGACCTCGACTTACACCGCTCGCGAACCGTCGTCGCGACGGTCCACTCGAACGACGAGACTGCGCGGGTCGACGATCGATGGGACGCCTTCGACGAGGGGTACAGTCGCTCGCGAGCCGTGAAGGTGCCGCCGCTGCCCCGGTTCGCGGAGGGCGTCGTCCACGCGCTCGCGCTGTATCTCGCCGAGAGCGAACACGCCCGCGAACACGCCGACGACGTCTCCGATCTGCTCGTTCTGGACGGACCGCTCTACCCTCGCGGACTGCTTCGATGGGCCGACCAGCACCCCGATCTCGCCGATTTCCTGCTCGAGGATCCGCGCCCGGAGACGGTCCTCGAGAACTACGTTCGGCTGGTCGAGCGCTTCTGTGAGCGGGGCGTTCCCCTGATCGGGTTCGTCAAGAACCCCGCGACGCGCGTCATAACCCGGACGCTCAAACGAAAGAAGCGAACGGAAGGAGACGTGGGAATCGACGTTCCCTGGGCCGACGACTCCGCGATGTTCACCCGGATCTTAGAGCGCGGGGAGTACGTCGACGACGTCGACGGCGAGCGCTGGGAGCGAGACACCTCCGCGCTGACCTACACCAACTGGTTCCGGTCTCGAGGCGGCGTCGATCGGCCGCTGTCGGTCGAGGGCGACGCGCTCGGCGTCGAGCGAAAGCGAGACCTCGAGAGCTACGAGGTGACGTTTTTCGTCCTCTACGATCCGCGCGATGACCTGCTCTACCGAGTCGAAGCGCCCTACGCCTTCACCCGCGATCCGGACCTTCGCGAACGGCTGACGACGCACGTGCTCCAGAACGTGGCGATCGCCCACGGCCCGCCGACGATCATCGAGAAGGCGGACGAACTGGCCCGAATTAGCAATCCGGAGAAGCGCTCGCTCCGCGAGAGTTTAGAGGACAGTTTCGACACGACGCGGGACCGGACCTACGACAATCACCGGTGGGGCGAGGATCTGGTCTGA
- a CDS encoding cohesin domain-containing protein codes for MRDDHTRTDHLRRVALTLAILLAAAGFAVGAVAGADQLAVLTPTPHSVEADPGEEFTVDVAMVTDGGYGGEGVDSVDFVAQYHPEYLEITSIEPGPWLEQGEETTVRSDETLAHENGTAVLEQWRDPVQGGATGNERLVTFTVEVAEGAPPGETTIDVTETSVGLEQSYPLQVHGQDVSVSIDGGDESLESFEHPDPDELAATGAGGGEENGSEQPTDESDASLFGPGAFVLIATVFVGLVVVFLSTRGTR; via the coding sequence ATGAGAGACGACCACACTCGAACCGATCACCTCCGACGTGTCGCGCTCACACTCGCGATCCTCCTCGCCGCGGCTGGCTTCGCCGTCGGCGCGGTCGCCGGAGCCGATCAACTCGCCGTGTTGACGCCGACGCCCCACAGCGTCGAGGCCGATCCCGGCGAGGAGTTCACCGTCGACGTCGCCATGGTAACCGACGGCGGCTACGGCGGCGAGGGCGTCGACTCCGTCGACTTCGTCGCCCAGTATCATCCGGAGTACCTCGAGATAACCTCGATCGAGCCCGGGCCGTGGCTCGAGCAGGGCGAGGAGACGACGGTTCGAAGCGACGAGACCCTCGCCCACGAGAACGGGACGGCCGTCCTCGAACAGTGGCGCGATCCCGTCCAGGGCGGGGCGACCGGGAACGAGCGCCTCGTGACGTTCACGGTTGAAGTCGCCGAGGGCGCACCGCCCGGCGAGACCACTATCGACGTCACGGAAACGAGCGTCGGTCTCGAGCAGTCTTACCCGCTACAGGTCCACGGGCAGGACGTCTCCGTCTCGATTGACGGCGGGGACGAGTCGCTCGAGTCGTTCGAGCATCCGGACCCCGACGAACTCGCAGCGACGGGAGCAGGCGGTGGGGAAGAAAACGGTAGCGAGCAGCCGACAGACGAGTCCGACGCCTCACTGTTCGGTCCCGGCGCGTTCGTCCTGATTGCAACCGTCTTCGTCGGTCTCGTCGTCGTGTTTCTGTCGACTCGCGGCACTCGATGA
- a CDS encoding DUF7113 family protein, with protein sequence MLLVRGRAGGTELTGTLYERGEQAPSFRGAPDEAAAYVWVCDEFYEVDSGGTTQLVNDREVNVAFESPMPRGFDTREQALEAAKEHVRTQFARIGVPESEVELAVEKSEPEPEI encoded by the coding sequence ATGTTGCTGGTACGCGGTCGCGCAGGCGGAACCGAACTGACGGGAACGCTCTACGAGCGCGGCGAGCAGGCGCCGTCGTTTCGAGGCGCACCCGACGAAGCTGCCGCGTACGTCTGGGTCTGTGACGAGTTCTACGAGGTCGACAGCGGCGGGACGACCCAGCTCGTCAACGACCGGGAGGTCAACGTCGCCTTCGAGTCGCCGATGCCCCGGGGCTTCGACACGCGCGAACAGGCCCTCGAGGCCGCCAAAGAACACGTCCGGACGCAGTTCGCCCGCATCGGCGTCCCCGAGAGCGAGGTCGAACTCGCGGTCGAAAAGAGCGAGCCCGAACCGGAGATCTAG
- a CDS encoding DUF7344 domain-containing protein — protein sequence MSSDAHFGDDSRDSLAEIPSECYDVLRHPRRLRVLEVLGGYDRAVPLAELVTEVRRRSASAGQDRPTEREIRTSLVHAHLPKLAGYGVIDWDGETASVGSNAPIPPMNVASLLEACSSADERVLETVVHPVRLPLLRTLQERGRTCSIAVLASQLTTLRASPISDAESAAIALHHSHLPALADVGAIEYEDGWVRTTTESIPTMH from the coding sequence ATGAGTTCGGATGCCCACTTCGGCGACGACAGCAGAGATTCGCTTGCCGAGATCCCGTCGGAGTGTTACGACGTTCTTCGGCACCCGCGACGCCTCCGCGTGCTCGAGGTCCTGGGGGGCTACGACCGGGCAGTACCGCTCGCCGAACTGGTCACGGAGGTTCGCCGTCGGAGCGCGTCTGCCGGTCAGGACCGGCCGACCGAACGCGAGATCCGAACGAGCCTCGTCCACGCGCACCTCCCCAAACTCGCCGGTTACGGCGTCATCGACTGGGACGGGGAGACCGCATCTGTCGGGTCGAACGCCCCGATCCCGCCGATGAACGTGGCGTCTCTCCTCGAGGCCTGCTCGAGCGCGGACGAGCGGGTCCTCGAGACGGTCGTACACCCCGTTCGCCTGCCGCTGCTCCGAACGCTCCAGGAACGCGGCCGAACGTGTTCGATCGCCGTGCTCGCCTCCCAGTTGACGACGCTTCGAGCCAGTCCGATCTCGGACGCGGAGAGCGCGGCTATCGCGCTCCATCACTCGCATCTCCCCGCGCTCGCGGACGTCGGTGCGATCGAGTACGAAGACGGGTGGGTGCGGACGACGACCGAGTCGATCCCGACGATGCACTGA